The following DNA comes from Salvia splendens isolate huo1 chromosome 17, SspV2, whole genome shotgun sequence.
TTAGATCTTACTAGGACTTGTGGCACTATACTCAAGCACTTCACAAACATTATTCATAAATGTCGTAgctatttttacttttattttgaccacgattaaataaaattataaagtaaaattcttaaaaaattattatgggTGATACATTAGggttttgaaaataaatctGTTTTCACAGTACTGAATCACTTAAATCAAATTGGGAATCTCAAACAAAATTCTCTTAAATCTGATCTAGACAAATGAAATCAATCTCAGCCATTGAAACTAAAACccaagatttttttttaaaaaaagagctGAAAATGACTAAAGACAAATTCCCAAAAACTCTACATAAATCTCCATGTTTGCTCATATGGACACATTTCGCATTTCTCAGCTGTACTTCTCCCcttcctctctcctctctcccttTCTCTGCAATTTCCGTTTCCACACACCGCTACTGTTCTATTCACAGCAATGGACCACGAAACCACCGATCACCAGCCACCGCGCCGCAGTTCGGGGCGGAGAAAGTCCAAATGCGGAGGAAACGGCGGCGACGCGAAGAAGCACAAGCAGCCTCGCCGCGGGATGGGCGTCGCGAAGCTGGAGCGCCTCCGGGAGCAAGGCGAGGTCGTCACGGAGCCCGATCGAGCTGGATCCGGCTTCCCGATGCCGTTTCCGGAGATGAATCACCACCGATTCCAGCATCAGCAGCTCCAATCGTGTGGACCGAGCTGGAATCCGGTCGGCTTCCCCGGCCTCTACGGCCTCGATCGCCGGATTCTGCAGAGCCACGGCGACGACAAGTGCTTTTCTCTCCAGTGCAATGCTTGCCACAAGGTATAATGAGAAACCCCTATTTTCCATCAATGTTGACCTAGAAATAGAATCTGAGCTGGTTTTGATCTGATTTTTTGCAGAAGAAGAAGATCAACGGCGCTGCCGTGTATAAATGCGGCGATCATCGCCAATTTCTAGGTCTCGATTTCGGAGATGCGTTGATTCATCATAATCCAGAACCGCCGCAGGTTTTCTTCTTCGCCATCTCGCTTTTACTTTGAAGATTTGTTTGTTTAATTATATTTACAATTTTACAGGTGGATGTTGTGGCGGTGCACAGAAAAGCAGGCGGCGGTTGGGAAGGGGGAAACAACGTGGTGATGGAGTACGATTTCTTCCCGCCGGCGGCGAGATCGGGGCGGAGAAACGACGTGGTGGAGGGGGAAATGAGGAATTCGGGATCATTTGATAGCGTTGATCTGTCGCTGAAGCTCTCTTACTAGCGGGAGAAGAGAAGGAATGCATATCTCTGCGTACTTCCGAAATCACAGCGTTTTTTGCTTACTTTTTTGGTTGTTAAACTACTTTCATCTCCACAATCGGCGATACATTTTCTGAAATTCTAGGCTCCACcgtcgctctctctctctctctctctctctctatctctcattAATACTTGATTTTACAGCTTTCACccatgcattttatttatttaatcacaCTATTAATTACTATGaaataatgaattaaattaCTTGTTCCACAagagtaattaattaatgaattaagtGTACGGAAACCCTAGCTAGAGAGGGTTGTGAGTGTCAGAGGCGATTTAAGAGAGGCATTTCCTCAGCGCAGTTTATTCTGCATCGGGAGAGCTGAAACACAGGGATTATCTCTGAGAACTTACTCTAACTGGGAGTAAACATACAAACAaacaaatacatatatatatatatatatacatacatacggGCAAAGGGGCTGCATGAACAAGTACAAGATGTGTAATGAGTATAGATTTGTACAGGAAACTGTGAGTAAAACCAATAAAGCTGTGGGAGAAAACACTCTTTTTAGCCTATTTCTTATTGGCCCTTCAACTGTGGTATCTGCATACCCTAAACTACTTTTCTGTGTATAAATTATGTAAATATGGAGGAATTGCAATGTGAGTAAGGTATGTTTCATGATAAATAGATATCTCATATAATGTTATAACATATGTGAGGAAAGTTCGCAAGTGTCGTTTCGCTTAGTACAACGAGTAAAGGGTAGCGGTCAAGAGCCATATTGCAAAAACgcccaaataaaaaaaacagtaGTGGAATCTCAACCAAACAGcaaaatacaaaacaaagaCGACAAGAAAATCGAACTCTAGGGCACCCGCTCATAAACAATAGTTGAGGTTAGAAAAGCACGGTTGGGGACTGGGGACGAAAAACCTGGTACCAATCTTTACTTCAATATCTAGTATCGCTCACTTGATCGATAGTCAGCATTGACATTGCTTGTTTAGTTTTCGACGATTTAGAATTGAAACTTGATTTCTTCTTTTATTCATTAATTTGAATGTATAACGAAAATGAACAGCATTTGATAGTTATATGGAGTAATTggtaaaattaatactccttatTGTTAGTTGTTGAGCTAGAATCATAATATATGtagtataaaacaaaacaaatgagACCAACGTAACTTCACTTAGACGAGAGTAGTAATCATAAATAAAGCTCAATTTGCATAGCATTTCGCTATATATGTACCAACCAAATGTTATTAGGATACTAATAGATCTTCTATTTTTCGAAGCAAATGGAAGAGGAGTATATATTAGTGATCTTTGGAGTTTAGGTAGTTATTTCAGTTACTCGGTGACTACAATATGgtactaataaaaaaacattttagGCTCGTTTAGGGCGTATTTATTAACGCACATTAACATTGTCGATCGGTTCAATTTTATGTGTTCCACTTACAAATCTTTATAATTATGCCATCCATTTCTATTTAAATTTGTTGTGTTTGTGTATAATTTAGATAATTAACTTGGGCTAGCTCGTTAATTTTGATTAAGTACtatgattaattttatattttttatttattttttaaaaaatcgatcCTCTGTAGAGTGACAAATTGAcaatagagaataaaatataagtttGTGTGGCAATAAGTTCATACACCAAAATTTACGAGGAATAATAACGTTTATGAATATGCGAAGTAAGTAGTACTATCTTTCAAAGAAATTTTCCAAAGAATTtaacattttcattttaaatttattattattcttattaaTTTGTAAATACTCAATTTAggaataaaaataaagtttggCTCCAAATTGAATCGAACACATTCTCCCTCACTCCATTGACTGTCTCGGTCTATTCTTTGTTCGTATGCAATGATTAAGGTGGCATTTTCATTTGCCAGAAAAATTTAAAACTATCTTGTCAAATTTTAGTTTTAGGAAAAATTTGAATGATGTTGCTAAGCTAAAGTTTGATTTGATTTCACAACCGATGAACATTCCGATCAAATCCGCCGTCATTGTTCACAAGAAAACATATATACTAAAACGTTACAATTCCGATAACAACACAAATGGGCAAAACACACGGTTAAACTAACAACTAAATATATGTAGAATTAGCATTTATCAAGTATTAGTGATCATCGATGCCCCCGGTTAACCTGGGATTTGACTTAAGAACTTCATGTGCCAACCCTACTATAGGGCCCGATATATACTTAATCTCGAAACAATACCACATAGAATTGGCCTTGGTTTCAGTCTTCATTGTTGTTAAATAAGATTGAGTCTTATGATTATTGTTCGATCGAATACATAAGACCCAATACTTAATCTTTTAACAATGCCACATAGAATCAGTCTTGGCTTGAGCCTTGGCCTTGGCCTTGTTGAGCAATAAATGAAAGATTTGATTGGTGTGGATTGTGGTGAGAGAGAGAAGCAAATCTCAGTTGGGATTCATATCTGCAAtcgctctctctctcatacAAACAGAAACAGTGCATTACAGTTTTGGGTGAAATCAGATGTGGTAAGTAAATAGGCTTGAAAGAAAGATTTAAGGCTTAAATCTGGGCCATATGTATACACATCACAATATCAAATGTGTGCTTGTACTGTAAATCAACTCAAAAAGTACATCTCTTCAACACCCCTTTTTTCATGCAAAACAAACTAAGTTTGCTCTGCCTGTCTCCTGTTAGTTGTGCTTGTACCTTGACACAGACAGTAAATTAACAAAACCCAATAAAAACCCACTGTACCATGTGTATGTGGTCCTCAACCAACCTACTTTCTCACCTCTACAAAAACTcgcaaaacaaaaataattcagTCTTCTTCATGATTTCTAACCTCTTCTGCAGTATACCACTCTTCCCGGCACGACAAACGAGGCACGCAGCATCCATTTTCCGGGGGCGACGAGGCGGACCCTGTGCATCTGTACATCGAAAGCCACCTCTGACAGTGCAATTCTAATTCTCTGAAGATGATATTATGATCAAACAACTTCAGTCTTAACAACCAATTCAACCTTGTATGTGTGATGCACGGATAAGATTGTACCTCGTGAAAATCGAATTCGGGATCTTGAGCTTTTGAGAAACCGTAAACGTGAATTCTTGGCAAAGTACAGCCTTTACCAAGGTTGAGTCCATGGAAAAGTCCCTTGAAGGAATCTGCGTTCGCGAGAGAGCTTAAATTTCGTATGAACATCAAAATGCAAATACTAGCTAGCCCTGACTGATTTAGGGGATTTTCATAGGCAACCATAGAGTTACCGAACAAGGAAATATAATTTCTAAGACCAAATGTGATGGAACACATTATATTATGGTAGAGTTATGAAGAGAATAATATGTCCATTCTAAAAAAAGTAACAAATACATAGACATGAACCAACATAAGGGTGCATAGATGAAACACTTGGAAGAAGAAAAGTAAGGTATGTGGCTTTGTATACCAAGAAATTCAGCTGCATCCTGTGGCAAATTCATGACGACTTGAGTAATGGGTTGAGCTTTCTGGCAAGCAAAAACAGTTTCAATAAATCTCCTCCCGTCCATGTTAAATACCTACAAATAGGCAGAACATGAAGCTGATGAAATTATCCTCTACAGGCTTTGACAGAACAATCTGTCGAATGGTGAATGTGTCTGAAAGGGGAACTGGTTAACAAAAAACAGGATTCCACAGCTTTCATGGAATGTGGAAGCTAGTAAGGAAAATTAGTTTTTCTTCATTCAAAATGTGATCACTTTCCGTGATTATCTGGAATATACTAGAACTAAAAAATGGCACGAGGATGGCACTCCATACCTGAATTTTCCTTTCAAGTTTATTGAGGACACAGTTCTTCTCAAGATAGTCAACAGCACAAGGGTTGAGATCATTAGCATACACATATTTGACCTTCTTTGCAGCAGAGATGGCAATGGGACCAACCCCAGCAAAAACATCACCTGTATCAGGGGAGAGGGATTGCTGAAGGTTAACcaaatttatcatttataaGTGGAATGCTATAAAATTGTTCAAGGTGACAAAGAACTCCATCTTCATTAACAAGTTCAAAAGAAAATGTCAGCTAGTATAGGATGTCAAAACTATGGATGCTCGACACTAAATGGGCCAGCATATAATTCGCATTTCAACTGTTTGACATGAGATCATTAAATCAACATAAGTTTTTATCATGCACCAGCTTCAAGCAACTCAACTGCATATCTACATTTTTGTCACCTTATGCTGATTTAAATATGCCATTTGGTGCTTCAGATTAGGGCAATGCCAGAATGTCAGTTTGTAAGTATGCAACACAATAATAAATAACAATTCATTAGACTAGCATAAgtgattttgaaattttaggGAACTTTAAGTTATGAATGATTCAGGTAAAGTATACTAACATACACACAACATCGCTCTTGGTGAAGCAACTTAGCAGCCGCTGCCTTTCAGTTGCAAGCCTCGAGTTCCAATATCTACAAATAGGAACAATAGATTTAAGATTAAACTATGACCTCGTGGTGGAACAAAAGTTACATACCGCTTGTTTTGGACTTACACTGCTGCTAAATCAACATGAAATCGGATTCCATTCTCCACTAATGTCGTCACAAGAGAATTGTTTCCTGCCAAAACTTCAAGCTGCATTGTTCTGTAGTCATTTTGAATTGAATCGACTTTGTTTACGACTGTTTGTATCTTTGGCTTATTTTTATCCAATACCGCCTGATGTCAACATaagtagaaagaaaataaaCCCGAGGAAAATGATAGATAAATATCTTAAAGTAATTTATAATTCCACTCGATTTCAAAAGCTATCTGTACTAACAAGGAGATACCTTAGCAATGAGGTGTTTATAATGAAGATGCTCATCTTTAAGATTCAGGTGCGCAATGTGTCCAACTGTTTCAAAAGATGAAGGAATGATCATTCCTTTCGGAAGCAAAGCCTCCAGAATCTGCAAATTTATGTTTTCGGAATGGAAATATGAAATTTATGGAACCATAAAGCAGTAAATGTTGAGAGTTTCACATGTAAATCCTATCCACAAAACCTAAACTAAAATAAAGTAATGATTCTAAATGAGGAAGCTACAAGAAAAAACTAAGAGATCCTCCCTCTTCCCATTGAGCACCATATGAAAATAGAAGGGGAGAAAAAGGACAACAGCCGGAAAACAAAGTAAAACAAACTCAAATAGATGATATTGGTCAAGTGAAATACCTCGTTCAGTTGCCAATAATCATAAAACAGAGTCAGTTTGCATTTCACAAGTTCAAAAGCTGATCTTGCGTGCTGCCTATCATACTCCTCAAAAACAACCTGAACCACACAACATTAACATCAGTAAAATACTTAGTCATACCACATTTCATCCTAAGAAGACACAT
Coding sequences within:
- the LOC121774120 gene encoding uncharacterized protein LOC121774120; protein product: MDHETTDHQPPRRSSGRRKSKCGGNGGDAKKHKQPRRGMGVAKLERLREQGEVVTEPDRAGSGFPMPFPEMNHHRFQHQQLQSCGPSWNPVGFPGLYGLDRRILQSHGDDKCFSLQCNACHKKKKINGAAVYKCGDHRQFLGLDFGDALIHHNPEPPQVDVVAVHRKAGGGWEGGNNVVMEYDFFPPAARSGRRNDVVEGEMRNSGSFDSVDLSLKLSY
- the LOC121773678 gene encoding tRNA (guanine(37)-N1)-methyltransferase 1-like, which gives rise to MSRPKKGKLRDGGEKRVVKGVRRGGAALVEVVELSDGEDLRGLLGEDAPRQQKWRGQTRLLLLDERHSDKSIEELPQAIKVVFEEYDRQHARSAFELVKCKLTLFYDYWQLNEILEALLPKGMIIPSSFETVGHIAHLNLKDEHLHYKHLIAKAVLDKNKPKIQTVVNKVDSIQNDYRTMQLEVLAGNNSLVTTLVENGIRFHVDLAAVYWNSRLATERQRLLSCFTKSDVVCDVFAGVGPIAISAAKKVKYVYANDLNPCAVDYLEKNCVLNKLERKIQVFNMDGRRFIETVFACQKAQPITQVVMNLPQDAAEFLDSFKGLFHGLNLGKGCTLPRIHVYGFSKAQDPEFDFHERIRIALSEVAFDVQMHRVRLVAPGKWMLRASFVVPGRVVYCRRG